The proteins below come from a single Panicum hallii strain FIL2 chromosome 7, PHallii_v3.1, whole genome shotgun sequence genomic window:
- the LOC112900987 gene encoding uncharacterized protein LOC112900987 — protein MGKGKEKDEGDGTTRERTILWDEDQTKFMLGWFIDYIKEQHAGFKIKKQHHFKCSEALNRQFNMGVTATQVERHFRHYKENWKFIKTALSKSGNTFDTSRSMVIISESEKANLQVRARRLLSKPIKFFNEMQELFLNSSADGSLAMDANTCMNETQGDEDNDYDDDVCNDLSSYARPEDNLGDDSDTLPSPISGQPSIASQVAEQSSSSSGVKRLRSEGKAPKRDVRPKSRMSRVGDAITTALVELQNEIRKPPPPPPSMRNSDDILWQRLENMTLTTDQKLMVGTFLASKEQKGMRSFLSGSSEVTFQSWVFKFLSDSGM, from the exons ATGGgcaagggaaaggaaaaggatGAAGGTGATGGCACCACTCGCGAGAGGACCATTCTATGGGATGAGGATCAAACTAAATTTATGCTTGGTTGGTTCATTGACTACATAAAGGAGCAACATGCTGGTTTCAAGATAAAAAAACAGCATCACTTCAAGTGTTCAGAAGCATTGAACAGGCAGTTCAATATGGGGGTAACTGCTACTCAAGTTGAGAGACATTTCAGACATTATAAGGAAAATTGGAAGTTCATTAAAACAGCTTTAAGCAAGAGTGGTAACACATTTGACACCTCCAGATCTATGGTTATCATATCTGAATCAGAGAAGGCTAACCTACAG GTCAGGGCAAGAAGGCTCCTGTCCAAGCCCATCAAATTCTTCAATGAAATGCAGGAACTATTCCTTAACAGCAGTGCTGATGGTTCTCTTGCCATGGACGCCAACACTTGTATGAATGAGACACAAGGTGATGAAGATAATGATTATGATGATGACGTATGCAATGACTTGTCCAGCTATGCTCGGCCTGAAGATAATCTAGGTGATGATTCAGACACTTTACCTTCCCCTATAAGTGGACAGCCCAGCATAGCATCTCAAGTGGCTGAGCAAAGCTCATCTAGCTCAGGAGTCAAGCGTCTAAGAAGTGAGGGAAAAGCACCCAAGAGAGATGTGAGACCAAAGAGCCGCATGTCTAGGGTAGGAGATGCAATCACAACTGCTTTAGTGGAACTTCAAAATGAAATCAGgaagccaccaccacctccaccatctATGCGCAACTCTGATGATATATTATGGCAAAGACTTGAGAACATGACTTTAACTACTGACCAAAAGCTGATGGTAGGAACATTTCTAGCATCCAAAGAACAAAAGGGGATGCGTAGTTTCTTATCGGGCTCATCCGAGGTAACATTCCAGTCATGGGTTTTCAAGTTTCTTAGCGATTCGGGGATGTGA